A segment of the Bradyrhizobium sp. CCBAU 53340 genome:
GCACGGCTTCGTCGCGGGCGAGCTTCGCAGCGACGCACAGGGGCGCCTCGAACTGGTGGCAATCAATGAGAACATGCGCAAGGCCAACGCGCGGCCGCGGTGAGCGCGATGCGCAATAATTCGTAGCGCTCGTCGAGAGCAGCCCTTCTGGCGTTGCTTCTGATGTTGCCGCTTTCATCCCGGCGAACGAAATTGATGATGGCTAATGATGCGGGAAGCACCGCTGCGTCATCAACTTCGAATTGAACCGCGACCGCCAATCGAGTCGAAGAAGCCAGACAAAGGCAACGATTGCCGGCGAAATCTAAAATTGTCTCGTTCGTCTTGACCTGCATTTAAGCCGGCTCGCATCAGGCTTCCACGGGAAAAAGTGGCAAGCCGCGCAGGAGGGCGCATGGACCACGGGACATTCTGCAGCCGTTCGTTCAATGCGTTGGTGCGCCGGCAAGGTCGTGCGCGCCGGCACGATCGAACGATCCGTCTGCTTCATGAATTCGTTAAAGACCAGTCGGGCAGCTACGCGCTCCTTTCAGCGCTGCTGATGCCGGTGCTGGTCGGCACGGCAGGGCTCGGCACCGAAGTGGGCTGGTGGTACTACAAGCACAAGAACATGCAGAGCGCGGCCGACTCGGGCGCCGTGAGCGCCGCGACCGCGGAAAGTGCAGGCACCGACCTGCTGGCCGAAGCTAATGCGGTCACGGCAAATTACGGTTACACGAACGGGGCCAACAACGTCACGGTCGCCGTCAACCAGCCGCCGAAGACGGGCAATTATGCATCGAACCCGCAGGCGGTCGAAGTCATCGTCAGCCAGCCGCAGCAGCGATTGCTGTCGGCGCTGTTCGGCTCGGATCCCGTGCTCATCACCGCACGCGCCGTCGCGCTGCCAAATTCCGGCACGGGCTGCGTGCTTGCGCTCAACTCCGGCGCAAGCCCCGCGGTCAACGTGAGCGGCGGCAACCAGCTCAATCTGATCAAGTGCAATCTTTACAGCGACTCGAGCGCAAGCCCGTCGCTCAACGTTGCCGGCAGTGCGACGGTCTCTGCAAATCAGGTCGGAGTCGTGGGCGACGTCTCCGGCGCGAGCAGCATCACGACCACCAACGGCATCAAGTCGCACACGCTGCCGGTGGCCGATCCCTACGCGAACGTTTCTCCTCCGCTGGAGCCGAGCTGCACCAACGCCAAGATCACGGTCAACGCCAATGGAAAAACAAACTCGCTCGATCCCGGCTGCTACACCGGCAGCATCACGGTCAACGCCGGCGCAGTCCTGAACCTTAGTCCGGGCATCTATTATCTCGATGGTGCCAATTTGAGCGTCGCCGGAAACGCCACGATCACGGGCAGCGGCGTGACCCTGGTGTTTACCGGCTCGGGAAGCGACTGGGGCACCGCGTCGATCGGCAGCAACGCCACGGTCAACCTGACCGCCCCGACCAGCGGCGCCACCAAGGGCATCGTCGTGTACGGCGATCGCAACATGCCGACCGGGACGGCCTTCAATCTCACCGGCGGCAGCACCCAGAATTTCGGCGGTGCCATCTACCTGCCGAAAGCCAATCTCAGCTTCAGTGGCGGCAACGGCACGAGCACATCCTGCACCAAGATCATCGCGGACACGCTGACATTCAGCGGGACCTCCAACCTTCAGGTCAATTGTTCCGCGCTCGGCACTGCGACGATCGGCTCGCAAACCGCCCAGCTCACCGAATGAGGTTCGGATCGATGCAACACCGCAAATCTTCATCCAATGTCTGCCGCCGATGGCTGGGGTCTCTCGGCGGGCATGTGCACGCTGTCGTCCGCGACAACAGGGGCGTCGCGGCGGTCGAATTCGGCATCATGATCCCGGTGCTGTCCCTGATGGTCGTTTCGGTCACCGACATCGGACTCGCACTCTATCGCAAGATGCAGGTCGAGGAGGCCGCGCAGGCGGGCGCGCAATACGCAATTGCGCGGGGCTTCGATGCGGGCGGCATTTCCAGCGCCGTCACCAGCGCCACGAACTCCTCCGACATCACGGCCTCGCCCGCGCCGGTCACGTTCTGCGGATGCCCGACGAGCACGGGCGTTAGCACCGTCGGCTGCGGGACGGTCTGCACCGGCGGCGCACAGGCGGGAACCTATACGACGATCTCGGCACGGGCGACGTACTATACGCTCATCAATTACCAGATCGTGGCGACCACATACACTTATAACGCCCAGTCGACAGCGAGGCTGCAGTGAGGCTTCGTTCCCTATGGCGAGACGAGCGGGGAGCGTCCGCGCTGGAATTCGCGCTGACCGCTCCCGTGTTCTTCCTGTTCATATTTGGCATCATCGAAGCCGGGCTGATGTTCTGGACCCAACTCGGGATCCAGCATGGTGCCGAAATGGCGGCGCGCTGCGCCACGGTCAACAGCACGCTCTGCCCGAGCGCCAGCGCCATAACGAACTATGCTGCCCAGGAGGCGTTCGGCCTCACGCTTCCGGCCGGGACATTCACCTATTCCGCGCCGACATGCGGCAACCAGGTCAGCGCAAACGTCGCATTTGACTTTCCGCAAATTCTCAATCTGTCCCCGGTGACGCTGACCGCCCGGGCATGCTTTCCGAGTTGAGCCTGCGGCAAGCCGCCTGGTCGACGCTGCGGATCATCGCGCGCTGAACCGCCGCTCTCGGGCCTTGTAGAGATGATCGCTGATCAGCTGCCGGAGCGCGGCCGGCTCGTCGAATTCGAGCCGCACCGCGAAGGGCACGATGCCCTCGGGCGCGCCCTCGACGCCACGCAGCCGCGCGAGATCCTTCTCCGTCGTCACCAGCGTAAGCTGCTCGCGCTGTGCGTCGGCTGCGAGCGCGGCGAGCTCGGCTTGCGAAAACATGTGGTGATCGGCGAAGGAGCGCGTGCGCGCGACATCGAAGCCGCCGGCCTGCAAGGTCCTGAAGAAGCGCTCGGGATCGCCGATGCCGGCGAAGGCGAAGACGCGCTTGCCCTGCAGCCTTGCAACCGACGCCGCATCCGGCTTCAGCCGTGCGCGAAGCACCGGCTTGCCGCGCGCGGAAATTTCCGCCGCGACACCGTCGGCGGCATGGCCGTCGCCGATCAGCACCAGCGCATCGGTGCGCGCAAGCTGTGGCTTGAGCGGCCCACGTAGCGGACCTGCCGGAAACACCTTGCCATTGCCGAGGCCGCGCTCGCTGTCGATCACGATCAGGGAAGCATCCTTCAACAGAAGCGGATTCTGGAAGCCGTCATCCATCAGGATCACGGTGGCGCCTTGCGACTTCGCCAGCGCGACGCCGTCGAGGCGGTCGCGCGCGACCGCGACCGGGACGTCACGCGCCATCATCAGCGGCTCGTCGCCGATGTCGGCGGCGGTATGACGCTCGCGGTCGACCATGACCGGGCCCTTCAGCCGTCCGCCATAGCCGCGGCTGAGCACCACAGGGGTTTCGCCGAGCTCGCGCAACAGCGTCGTCAGCGCCAGCACGGTCGGCGTCTTGCCGGCGCCGCCGACATGGTAATTGCCGACGCAGAGCACAGGGATGCCGGCGTCAAAACCCTTGCGCGCCATCCGGCGCGCGGTGATGGCGCCATAGAGCGCGCCCAGGGGGCTGAGGAGAAGCGACTTCGGGGAGCGCGGCCGGTACCAGAAGGCCGGCTCACGCATTGGCGGCTCCCATCTCGATGCGCAACTGCATCAGATACGGTTCGAGCGCCGTCATGGTGCGATCAAGCGCGCCGCCGAGCTGATCGACCACGCCCGCGCCGGCGCGATGGACCTTGTCGCGCGCAGCGGGATCGGCCAGCAGCAGACCGAGCTGCTTGACCAGCGCCTCCTGCGTATCGGCCTGCCGCGCACCGCCGCTTTGATCGAGCGCCGCGTAGACATCGGCGAAATTGAAGACGTGCGGACCATGGACGATCGCCGCCCCTAACTTGATCGCCTCGATCGGATTCTGCCCGCCATGGTGGATCATCGATCCGCCCATGAACACGATTTGCGAGAGTCGGTAGAACAGGCCGAGCTCACCCATGGTGTCGGCGACATAGATGTCGGTCGTGGCCGTCGGCAGCTCGTCGCGAGAACGCAAGGCCGGCTTCAGGCCCGATGCGGTGATCATGCCTGCGATCGACGAGCCGCGATCCGGATGCCGCGGCACGATCACGGTCAGCAGCTGCGGGAAGATCCCGACGAGGCCGCGATGCGCCGCGACCAGCATCTCGTCCTCGCCCGGATGGGTCGAGGCTGCGACGATGATCGGGCGGCCCCGCGTCATCGCCATCAGCCGATCGAGCTTGGCGGGATCGGCCGGCGGTGCCGGCACGTCGAGCTTGAGATTGCCCGTGGTGACGACATCGCGGCTGCCGAGCGCGGAGAAGCGTTCGGCATCGGTCTTCGACTGCGCCAGGCAAATGTCGAACCGCGACAGCAGCGCCGAGATGGTGCCGTGCATCCGCCGCCAGCGCGGGAAGGAGCGCGGCGACATCCGGCCGTTGATCAGCACCATCGGCACCCGGCGCGCCGCGCCCGCCAGGATCAGGTTCGGCCACAGATCGGATTCGATGAACAGCGCCAGCGACGGCTTCCAATGGTCGAGGAAGCGGGCGACGTAGCGCGGGGAATCATACGGCACGTATTGATGGATGACGTCGGGCGGAAAGCGTTTTGCGACGACCGCGGCCGAGGTGACGGTGCCCGAGGTCAGCAGGATGCGTAAGTTGAGATCGCGCAGGCGCTCGATCAGCGCCGCCGCCGCCAACACCTCGCCGACGCTGGCGCCGTGGATCCACACCAGCGGGCCATGCGGCCGGACATCCCGGCTGAGGCCGCGCCGCTCGCCGACGCGCGCCGGATCCTCCTTGCCCTGCTTCAGCCGCCGCTTGATCAAGGCAGGGGCGAGCGGCACCAGGCTCGTCGCCAGGCGCCGGTACATCCGCAGCGTCATTGGCAGGGACTTGGGCAGCGCATGCGGCAGCGAGCCAGCCATCGTTTTAGCCATCTTGGGGCCCCGGGCGGCCGAGCTGCGCATAGGCGCGGCGGGTGGCTTCGTTCAGGGTCTCTTCGAGCTCCAGCCGCAGCGTTTCCATCATGGCGGCATCGGCGTCGGCGGGAACGTGGATTTCCTTGATGCCGACCAGCGCGCCCCGTCCGAACGGCAGATTGATGGTGGTACGGTCCCAGTTCTTGAGCCGGATGAAGCGGCTGGTCGCCATTGCGAAAGGCATGATCGGCCGTCCCGATTCCCGTGCCAGCATGATGATGCCGAGTCCGGCGACGCGGGCGCGCTTGGGGACATCGGCGGTCAGCGCGACATTACAACCGTCCTGGAGCGTTCGCACCATCTCCTTGAAGGCGCCGACGCCACCTTTGCGGTGGAAAGCGCCACCATGGTCGCCGGAACCGCGGATAAGACCGATGCCGAGCCGCTCCACCGCGATCGCGTTGAACTCGCCGTCGCGGTGACGGGAGATCAGGACCTTGGCCCGGTAGGACTCCTTGTTCTTGATGAACGGGGTGAGGAAATGCTGGCCGTGCCAGAAGGCGAAGATCGCCGGGATCTGCGGCTCGACGATGTCATAGACATCGGGCGGATCGAAGGTGAACTTGTTGGTCCGCCAGACCAGCCGCAGATATTCGGCCGCCAGAAACCCGACGGCACGCTGAAACCAGCTGCTTCGCAGCGTATTGCGAAGCAGTCTTTTCAACGCGCCGGTTCTTGATTGGGGTCGAGCAGCCGGTGGAGATGGACGATGAAATAGCGCATCTGCGCATTGTCGACCGTGCTCTGCGCCTTGGCGCGCCAGGCAGCGTGGGCGGTGGCATAATTCGGGTAGAGGCCGACGATCTCGACATCATCGAGATTCTTGAAGACGTTTTGCTCGAGATCGACGAGCTCGCCGCCGATGACGAGATGAAGCAGTTGTTGCGGGGCACTATCTGGCATGAGTTCTGTTCCTAAGAGGCTGCCCGGCAAAGCAGTGTTCGACAAGCACGACGACAGGCGCTTCAGGGCAAGGGACGGTTTCGAAAATGCGCGACAATGCTCGCATGACGATCGCGTCCCGCTGCCACCAGCACCCCGTGCGTCACTTCCCGACGATTATAAAGGATGGGACCTCCGGAGAGGTCGCTCATCCTACCATCCGCTTCCTGCACGATCAAATCGGCCGCCGCAAGGTCCCAATCATGGCTATTGCCCCCCGCAAAAGCCGCATCCAGGGAGCCATTGGCGACCCGGCACAGCCGGAGCGCCAGCGAGCCGATTCGCGGATGCAGCTTGATCTCGCCGCCTGAAGCGTTGAGCCGCTCGACCATCGGCTTCGGCCCGGCGACCCGGGTGAAGTCGAGCGCCGATCCGCGCGCCGCCTGCACCGGCTTGTCGTTGAGCGTCGTGCCCTGACCGCGGGCGGCGAAGAAGAACTCGTTGGTGGTCGGCGCGTACACGACGGCCAGCACCGGCGAGGCATCCTCGACCAGTGCGACGCTGACGCACCATTCGTCATGGCCACCCAGATAGTTGCGGGTGCCGTCGATGGGGTCGACCACCCAGGTCAAGCGCCGCGACAGCCGCGCCTGATCGTCGGCGCTCTCCTCCGACAGCCAGCCATAGTCCGGCGTGGCGCCGCGCAGACGCGCTTCGAGCAGATCGTTGACCGCGATGTCGGCTTCCGACACCGGCGAGGACGCGCCCTTGATCCACTTCTTCAGCTCGGTGCGGAACATCGACTGCGCGAGCGCGCCCGCCTCCCGCACCGTGTCCTGCAGCAGCGCGGCGTCGCGCGCCAGAACGTCTGCGTCGGAAGAGTCAGCGTCCGCCAAGCGTCAGTCCCTCGATGCGCACCGTCGGCGCATTGATGCCGTAGCGGAATTCGAGATTGTTGGCCGGCTGCATCGACTTGAAGATCTCGAACAGATGGCCGGCGATCGTGACCTCGCTGACGGGATAGGTGAGCTGGCCGTTCTCGATCCAGAAACCGGAGGCGCCGCGGCTGTAGTCGCCGGTGACGCCGTTGACGCCGGAGCCGATCAGGTCGGTGACGTAAAAGCCCTGCTTGATGTCGGCGATCAGCTCGGCCGGCGTCGGTATGCCGGGCTCGAGATGCAGATTGTAGGGTCCGGGCGAGGGCGACGACGAGACACCGCGATGGGCGTGGCCGGTGGTGGTTAGGCCGAGCTCGCGCGCGGTCGCGCAGTCGAGCAGCCAGGTCGTGAGCACGCCCTCGTCGACCAGTGCGATCTTCTTCACGGCAACGCCTTCGGCGTCAAACGTCTGCGAACGCAGGCCGCGCTTGCGCAGGGGATCGTCGATGATGCGGATGTTCTTGGCGAACAGCTGCTGGCCGAGCTTGTCCTTCAGGAAGCTGGTCTTGCGCGCGATCGAGGCGCCGTTGATGGCGCCGACGACATGACCGACCAGCGAGCCGGCAACGCGCGGATCGAACACGACAGGCACCTTGCAGGTCTCGACCTTGCGCGGATTGTACCGCGCCACGGTGCGTTCGCCAGCCGAACGGCCGACCGTTTCTGGCGACAGCAGATCGGCACCGTGCGGCGCTGAGGTGAAATCGTAGTCGCGCTCCATGCTGGTGCCCTCGCCGACGATAGCGGTCGCCGAGATGCCCTGGCTGGAACGCAAATAGGAACCATGGAATCCGGTCGAGGTGACGAGCACCATGCCGCCGATGCCTGATGAGGCCGAGGCGCCGCCGGATTTGGACACGCCCTTCACGGCGAGCGCGGCAGCCTCCGCTTCGAGCGCGCGGCGCTCCAGTTCGGCGGTCGCAGGCACGTTGGGATCGAGCAGGTCGAGATCGGGGAAGTCGCGCGCCAGCAGCGCGGGATCGGCGAGGCCGACATATTTGTCAGACGGAGCGACCTTGGCCATCGCGACGGCGCGTTCGGCGAGCTTGGTGACGGCATCTCCGCTGACATCGTTGGTCGAGACCACGGCCTGGCGCTGGCCGACCAGCACGCGCAGGCCGACATCGTCGCCCTCGGACCGCTCGGATTCCTCGACGCGGCCGTCGCGCACCTCGACGCCTTGCGAGATGCCGCGCACCGCGACCGCATCGGCGGCATCCGCGCCGGCGCGCTTCGCCGCCTCGACCAGGCGCTGAGCGAGATCCGAGAGCACGGACTGATCGAACAGGTCGCGGTTGGCCTTGGGCGAATCCTTGGACGAATCTTGGGGCGAAAGCGTCGAGCTTGGTGAAGGGTTCACAAACGAAATCCTGTTGCGGCGGGAGGTTTCGGGGCGATCTCAGACCCTGAACACCAGATGTGCCCAAATGGTGCGGACTTCAAGCATTTTCAGCCTGCAAATGGCTCAGATTCGCGCAAACGGCGCAACGTCTCGTCAATCATGCGCGCCAAGCTCTTGTCAATCATGACGGGCGGTGACGCTGGGTTAACCAGCCTTTTTAAGCGGTTTTCGGAAGGCCCGCGCTAAGGTCCTCGCATCGACCGGGAACATAATCCTGGCGGGGAGAATGAAAGCCGTGAGGCGTCAAACAGCAACATGCGGGGTCAACCCCGCCGGGTCGAGCCGCTCACTGCG
Coding sequences within it:
- a CDS encoding TadE/TadG family type IV pilus assembly protein, giving the protein MFFLFIFGIIEAGLMFWTQLGIQHGAEMAARCATVNSTLCPSASAITNYAAQEAFGLTLPAGTFTYSAPTCGNQVSANVAFDFPQILNLSPVTLTARACFPS
- a CDS encoding 3-deoxy-D-manno-octulosonic acid transferase; this encodes MRSSAARGPKMAKTMAGSLPHALPKSLPMTLRMYRRLATSLVPLAPALIKRRLKQGKEDPARVGERRGLSRDVRPHGPLVWIHGASVGEVLAAAALIERLRDLNLRILLTSGTVTSAAVVAKRFPPDVIHQYVPYDSPRYVARFLDHWKPSLALFIESDLWPNLILAGAARRVPMVLINGRMSPRSFPRWRRMHGTISALLSRFDICLAQSKTDAERFSALGSRDVVTTGNLKLDVPAPPADPAKLDRLMAMTRGRPIIVAASTHPGEDEMLVAAHRGLVGIFPQLLTVIVPRHPDRGSSIAGMITASGLKPALRSRDELPTATTDIYVADTMGELGLFYRLSQIVFMGGSMIHHGGQNPIEAIKLGAAIVHGPHVFNFADVYAALDQSGGARQADTQEALVKQLGLLLADPAARDKVHRAGAGVVDQLGGALDRTMTALEPYLMQLRIEMGAANA
- a CDS encoding TadE/TadG family type IV pilus assembly protein, coding for MHAVVRDNRGVAAVEFGIMIPVLSLMVVSVTDIGLALYRKMQVEEAAQAGAQYAIARGFDAGGISSAVTSATNSSDITASPAPVTFCGCPTSTGVSTVGCGTVCTGGAQAGTYTTISARATYYTLINYQIVATTYTYNAQSTARLQ
- the lpxK gene encoding tetraacyldisaccharide 4'-kinase, whose protein sequence is MREPAFWYRPRSPKSLLLSPLGALYGAITARRMARKGFDAGIPVLCVGNYHVGGAGKTPTVLALTTLLRELGETPVVLSRGYGGRLKGPVMVDRERHTAADIGDEPLMMARDVPVAVARDRLDGVALAKSQGATVILMDDGFQNPLLLKDASLIVIDSERGLGNGKVFPAGPLRGPLKPQLARTDALVLIGDGHAADGVAAEISARGKPVLRARLKPDAASVARLQGKRVFAFAGIGDPERFFRTLQAGGFDVARTRSFADHHMFSQAELAALAADAQREQLTLVTTEKDLARLRGVEGAPEGIVPFAVRLEFDEPAALRQLISDHLYKARERRFSAR
- a CDS encoding TldD/PmbA family protein, which translates into the protein MNPSPSSTLSPQDSSKDSPKANRDLFDQSVLSDLAQRLVEAAKRAGADAADAVAVRGISQGVEVRDGRVEESERSEGDDVGLRVLVGQRQAVVSTNDVSGDAVTKLAERAVAMAKVAPSDKYVGLADPALLARDFPDLDLLDPNVPATAELERRALEAEAAALAVKGVSKSGGASASSGIGGMVLVTSTGFHGSYLRSSQGISATAIVGEGTSMERDYDFTSAPHGADLLSPETVGRSAGERTVARYNPRKVETCKVPVVFDPRVAGSLVGHVVGAINGASIARKTSFLKDKLGQQLFAKNIRIIDDPLRKRGLRSQTFDAEGVAVKKIALVDEGVLTTWLLDCATARELGLTTTGHAHRGVSSSPSPGPYNLHLEPGIPTPAELIADIKQGFYVTDLIGSGVNGVTGDYSRGASGFWIENGQLTYPVSEVTIAGHLFEIFKSMQPANNLEFRYGINAPTVRIEGLTLGGR
- a CDS encoding 3'(2'),5'-bisphosphate nucleotidase CysQ; amino-acid sequence: MADADSSDADVLARDAALLQDTVREAGALAQSMFRTELKKWIKGASSPVSEADIAVNDLLEARLRGATPDYGWLSEESADDQARLSRRLTWVVDPIDGTRNYLGGHDEWCVSVALVEDASPVLAVVYAPTTNEFFFAARGQGTTLNDKPVQAARGSALDFTRVAGPKPMVERLNASGGEIKLHPRIGSLALRLCRVANGSLDAAFAGGNSHDWDLAAADLIVQEADGRMSDLSGGPILYNRREVTHGVLVAAGRDRHASIVAHFRNRPLP
- a CDS encoding TadE/TadG family type IV pilus assembly protein, which translates into the protein MDHGTFCSRSFNALVRRQGRARRHDRTIRLLHEFVKDQSGSYALLSALLMPVLVGTAGLGTEVGWWYYKHKNMQSAADSGAVSAATAESAGTDLLAEANAVTANYGYTNGANNVTVAVNQPPKTGNYASNPQAVEVIVSQPQQRLLSALFGSDPVLITARAVALPNSGTGCVLALNSGASPAVNVSGGNQLNLIKCNLYSDSSASPSLNVAGSATVSANQVGVVGDVSGASSITTTNGIKSHTLPVADPYANVSPPLEPSCTNAKITVNANGKTNSLDPGCYTGSITVNAGAVLNLSPGIYYLDGANLSVAGNATITGSGVTLVFTGSGSDWGTASIGSNATVNLTAPTSGATKGIVVYGDRNMPTGTAFNLTGGSTQNFGGAIYLPKANLSFSGGNGTSTSCTKIIADTLTFSGTSNLQVNCSALGTATIGSQTAQLTE
- a CDS encoding lysophospholipid acyltransferase family protein; this translates as MKRLLRNTLRSSWFQRAVGFLAAEYLRLVWRTNKFTFDPPDVYDIVEPQIPAIFAFWHGQHFLTPFIKNKESYRAKVLISRHRDGEFNAIAVERLGIGLIRGSGDHGGAFHRKGGVGAFKEMVRTLQDGCNVALTADVPKRARVAGLGIIMLARESGRPIMPFAMATSRFIRLKNWDRTTINLPFGRGALVGIKEIHVPADADAAMMETLRLELEETLNEATRRAYAQLGRPGPQDG
- a CDS encoding DUF4170 domain-containing protein, with the protein product MPDSAPQQLLHLVIGGELVDLEQNVFKNLDDVEIVGLYPNYATAHAAWRAKAQSTVDNAQMRYFIVHLHRLLDPNQEPAR